TTTGTATCTAAATGATAATATGAATTTCAATGAGCAATACAGAACAGAAGACAACTTTGTTTTGGTCATGGAGCACAGAATACAAATAGGAAATAGGTTATGAGCATAGACTACTTCTTCTATTCTTTATCCTTTTTATATGATACAGTCATTGAACTCAAAAAGTTAGAGTTCAATGGAAGCAGTATGCTTATGCTCTATGGTATGAAGGGTTTATGCAAAGATCCTCTTTGGTTTATGGTGAGCAACACAGAACAGCAAGTTTAAGTTGTGGAAAGAGTCCACACTGTGACTGTACTACTTTGgtactactctgtaatctgtgaaagAGTCAAAGCAGAGACAGAGTTTGTCTCTGAGTCAAAGATATTCTTGGAAAAAGTCAGTCTTTGTTTTAAATAtacaaaatggaaatttttttcacacTGCCATATTCAGTTTTAGAAGTACCCaatatcaaaattaaaaaaCCTTCTTGGTTACATCAACCTTCATCTTCTACTGTATTTGCTTTGGTTTTATTATCATATTTTCTGGTTACTGGTGGTGAGAATGAGAATATTGAGGGGTTGATTGTCGCAATTACTTATTATTTTTAGGAATTATTTATGACGTGATAGTGGAACCTCCTAGTGTTGGATCGACAACAGATGAACATGGCCATTCTAGACCTGTAAGCAGAATAAAATATGTCTGATAATGAACTGACCATTTGGGATTTTACAGGTAGCTTTCATGCCTTATAGAGTAAATGGCCAGTATATCATGGAAGGATTAGCATCtagttttttgttttcaatgggAGGTCTAGGATTCATAATTTTAGACCATATTCACTCGCCATTGACCCCTAAATTAAATAGACTGTTAATAACTGCAGTTGGATTTATATGTGTGCTAATTTCTTTTAGCACTACATGGATATTCATGAGAATGAAGTTACCAGGATATCTACAATCTTAGTAAATATAAGTTCAATATTGTCCTTATACAATGCTATCATTTGAATTCTATATTCAACTGTATTATATTACATGTGTATGAGAAACCAATCAGAGTTAAAAATATTGAGATTCTTTTACAGTGCACTTATTTCAATAAAAGTCCAAAATAAATATGCAAGTGATTAATAATAATCGCTCGTATTATGTGATTAGCTATGCCTTAAATGGCATAATGACAACGTTAATGAGATAATActtgtttgataaccaaaaatgtattgcttacattcaaaaaaatatttatacttGGTGAAACTAGAAGACAATTCAGTAGAGTATTTACAAACACTCAAATTAATTTACTTCTATTTTATATATTAATTAAGACTCCCCTGAGGTAAACAGAGAGTTCTGTAGATATGGAGTTAGCTCTGTCATCTTTGGAAAGATGCTCATTTATAAATTGGTTcgagtcataataataataattatcacCCATTTATAAATTCGGCATATATATGGCTACCCTAAAGAGTCATAGATTTGCGTTCCAAGACCCTTGCTCTCGATTTCGGGAGAAACCACCACACTACTACCAAAGACCGCTTAGAGAAACAACTATAGAgggtctctaccctccatagaaACAACGTTCACGTGTTGTAATgaacataaagtaagtcaagtctgtTCTGTGGTAATGAAATCATGGACCATCCTACCAGAGACAACAGTTTGTCTCTGCTTGTATAAGCAGTTGCAGATCCTGGTTGTCAGGGGCAAAATCATTATTGTACAAGAGCAGCCAAAATTATTATTTGTTCGTTTAAACTAAGCTCGGATTTGGAATcggggacctcgaattatccagaaaacatgtatggcacttcaatatctaaaagttggatttttgattccgatcgaaaaaaacgcaagacgcaaagatgaaaaaagaatattttcttTAGACAATCTTGAAAATAATGCGCCATGACTAGAGACATATTTGACAATTGATCTTCAATCCGACGCAATCTGGATCAAGGATTAAAAGCACAATTTTCTtcagacatttttgaaaatattccaacatgactagaaacaataaattattatgatCTTCAATCCAACCTCAGTTAAATCAAGGATCAAGCGATGAAAATATGTCTTTAGAGTTTTTGGAAAAACTAGTAAGAATTGTAATTCAAATGATCTTCTATCCAATACAACAAGCcagcataatttttttcttcaaaactgtGATGGAATCAGGGGATTTTCGATGTCGatcgaaaaaatcaattcaaagaTGAATGAGTGATGACCATACCGCCATCGGTGCCGATCTGCTGAATAATTTCACAGCATACCGGTTCGGTGACGGTCTGGACTAAAACTCTTACTCCTATGTAATTTCACctggaatttcaaaatttagatTGAATTAACATATGTATACATTCTGGGAAGATTCATAATTCaatcagatattttttttaccCACTTCTGAATATCGGGTAAGTTATAATACCTaacatcgaaaaattttttttcatcataactTACGCTCTTTAAAATGTCGGGAAAATTGGTAGGCCATAAcagctgaaataaatttttttcgtcaaaactgagctcagatttagAATCAGAGATCTCGAATTatgcagaaaacatgtacgacacttcaatatctgaaacttgaattttcgatttcgatcgaaaaaaaccCAAGACTATAataacatcatgaaaaattttcgaccaaaatgcttttttttttcgtatcgttttgaaattcagaatatagattAATTGAGCttttctctatcagaaactgcaatccGTTCTTCttaaagtgaattatttttccttttatgCCCTCTTGAAggtatgaaaaattgttaggtcaTAACACCCCCcccccccacacacacacacacacacacacacacacacacacacaccacacacacacacacccacccaccccacacacacacacacacccacccCACACACCCTACAcagacgcacaccacacacacacaccacacacacacacacacacacacacacacacccacccACCCCACACACCCTACAcagacgcacaccacacacgcacaccacacacacacacacaaacacacacacaTCCCACAGACACatcccacacacacacacacacacaccccaccctCAAACAcccccacacacacacgccacacactcgacactcgacattcgacactcgacacccgacactcgacacccgacactcgacactcgacacacgacactcgacacccgacactcgacactcgacactcgacactcgacacccgacactcgacacacgacactggacattcgacactcgacacacacacacacagacacacacagacacacacagacacacacacacacacacacagacacacaccccacactcgacactcgacattcgacactcgacacccgacactcgacacccgacactcgacacccgacactcgacacccgacactcgacactcgacacccgacactcgacacacgacactcgacactcgacatacgacacacgacactcgacacacgacactcaaAACTCGACatacgacacacgacactcgacactcgaaacgcacacacacacacacacgcacccGCAAATCCCTCACACacccaccccacacacacacccacaccacacacgcacacacagaCACACACCCCACCCACTCACACCCCACCCACACGCACCCCCACACACACATACGCCACACACCCCACACTCGACATTCGACACTCGAcattcgacactcgacacccgacactcgacactcgacactcgacactcgacactcgacacccgacacccgacactcgacactagacactcgacactcgatactcgacactcgacacccgacactcgacactagacactcgacactcgacactcgacactcgacactcgacactcgatactcgacactcgacacccgacactcgacactcgacactcgatacTCGACACTCGAAACGCACACTCAAAACTCGACatacgacacacgacactcgacactcgaaacgCACACCCTgcacccacacacacacacacacacacacacacacacacacgcacccGCAAATCCCTCACACacccaccccacacacacacccacaccacacacgcacacacagaCACACACCCCACCCACTCACACCCCACCCACACGCACCCCCACACACACATACGCCACACACCCCACACTCGAcattcgacactcgacacctgacactcgacactcgacactcgacactagacactcgacactcgacactagacactcgacactcgacactcgacacccgacactcgacactcgacacacgacactcgacatacgacacacgacactcgacacacgacactcaaaactcgacactcgacacacgacactcgacactcgaaacgCACACCCTgcacccacacacacacacacgcacacgcaCCCGCAAATCCCTCACACacccaccccacacacacacccacaccacacacgcacacacagaCACACACCCCACCCACTCACACCCCACCCACACGCACCCCCACACACACATACGCCACACACCCCACACTCGAcattcgacac
The nucleotide sequence above comes from Coccinella septempunctata chromosome 4, icCocSept1.1, whole genome shotgun sequence. Encoded proteins:
- the LOC123312534 gene encoding oligosaccharyltransferase complex subunit ostc gives rise to the protein MEIFFTLPYSVLEVPNIKIKKPSWLHQPSSSTVFALVLLSYFLVTGGIIYDVIVEPPSVGSTTDEHGHSRPVAFMPYRVNGQYIMEGLASSFLFSMGGLGFIILDHIHSPLTPKLNRLLITAVGFICVLISFSTTWIFMRMKLPGYLQS